In Suncus etruscus isolate mSunEtr1 chromosome 9, mSunEtr1.pri.cur, whole genome shotgun sequence, the genomic window gtcatagtggtcccttatcTGTCCTAACCTTCCCccaatttctattgtctttgggtattatgaATATTATTCTCATACTGGTTTTTTTAATAGTCctcaaatgagtgcaatcattcgtATGTCTGTCCCccctctgacacatttcactcaatttaaaaaatttaacggAGTCATTCTCTAGATTATATTCTAAtccttataaaaaagaaatatgtagggTTTTGTGTGTTGAACCAATTTGCCTTTTTAGAAGAAGCTTTTTGTGTCAGAGGTGATTCAAAAGGCTGGAGTGCATGCCTAGCATGTGGAGGCCCTTAGTTTGATATCTGGGGCCCAAGCAGCATTACATTGCCAGGCCCAAATACTTGAGCTGTAAGGCTCACATAGCCAGGCCAGATTATTACCAGGagcgaacccccccccccccctggccCCTATGCACTACCAGGGAGGCCGACCCCCTGCCAAAAGcaataataaaggaaaaggagagaaaactgGTTCTTCAGTAGGTAATAAGGGGGCAAGATATGAATTAAGGGCTTTGAGTATTCATAGCAAGAACAGTAGCAAGGACTAGGGTATGTGGTCTAAAAACTCCAAGATCAGACCTGAGTGGCTGATGGGCTGGATATGAATATGAAATATCATAGAGCAATTTCTTTCCTTAGAGACCAAAGAAGCGGGCATTGATAATCGAAATATAATTGATGATGGGAAATCACAGAAACTTACTCAAGATGACATAAAAGCTTTAAAGGACAAAGGCATTAAAGGAGAGGTAAAGCTCAAAGgaagttgtgttttgtttttgtttggtgtttaGGCAGATTGCTTAGTTTTAACACAGGCTTTCCCAGGTGCTCGATGATAGTACTATCCGAGGTTGTTTCCTAAGGTTATACATACTGTGAGAAATGATTTGAAATGTGTGCAATACAGTACATCAAAGATCTCCTATGTAGGCTAATGTGACTGATACTCCTAAACGAGAATTTGCATATCAGGCGTATCAGCACTTGTCCTTTTTCagtaatgacttaatgacttcagCCAGTGCCTTCAGAAGTATGTGTCCtctaccttttcttttattttcatttctctgctcGTTCATTTTGGCTTGAGTAGAGTTAACAAAGTGCTTGTAGTAGTTCAGAAGTgcttgtagggcccggagagatagcacagcggcgtttgccttgcaagcagccgatccaggaccaaaggtggttggttcaagtcccggtgtcccacagggtcccccgtgcccgccaggagctatttctgagcagacagccaggaggaacccctgagcaccgccgggtgtggccccaaaacaaacaaacaaacaaacaaacaaaacaagtgctTGTAGTATGGGTGGCAaaaacctttttctttcctctaaagGCCACTTGGATATTCAATATACATCGTTTACCAGCCACCAGGGCAGGGAGCAGGCAGCCAAATAGAAGCATTCATGTCTGTTCTGTCATGAGTCAGGATCAGGCCACATAATGAGGCGGGCGCATGGGCCAGACGTTCCCCACCTGGACAGAGCACCACAACGCAAAGCTCATCTGTTGGGCCTCTGGGAAAAGGGACTGGAGAAGAACACCATTAGATGTATTCTGGGGTTGGGATCTTTGAAGTTAGCTGCTCTGTGTAAATGAAGCTTCAGGAAATCTGCTTGCTCCTTTCGTTTAGGAAATAGTTCAGCAGTTAATTGAAAATAGCACGACATTCCGAGACAAGACAGAATTCGCTCaggataaatacattaaaaagaagaaaaagaagtaagtagttttgtttaaaaaagacagaaatgttGCATGTTTTTGtagttcaataataaaatattttttaatggacATCCTGATTTTCCTTGTCAGATACGAGGCCATCATCACTGTTGTGAAGCCGTCCACCCGCATTCTTTCAACTATGTATTATgcaagagaacctggaaaaattaAGTATGCcttgttttcatttcaaaagtataattgggataaaaataataaagtcattaagAAAATCAGAACTTTAAGTAAAATCAAAAGCTTGCATACCTGCATAAAGTATAAAAGCCCTCAAATTTTAAGTCCCTTATATACTGTTCCCTACAAAGTAATCACCCTTAGccacatgttttttttaaattttattaaacggGCCAGATGTGGCAcacgtggtagggtgtttgccttgcacatggctaacctaggacggacctcagttcgattccccacccccccccccccccccccccccggcatcccatatggtctctcaagtcaggagcgatttctgagtgcatagccaggagtaaaccctgaacgtcactgggtttagcccaaaaaccaaaaaatttttataaaacaaataaaacttgcaaaatgatttaaaataccaGACTTTGCTTAGATGAAAATGAATGGAttgttcattctctttcttttagcCACATGAGATATGACACACTTGCCCAGATTCTAACATTGGGAAATATCCGTGCTGGCAATAAGATGATTGTCATGGAGACATGTGCTGGTTTGGTGTTAGGGGCCATGATGGAACGAATGGGAGGTGAGATTTCACATTTTCAAGTTTGGTAAGACCCTGCCAGGATATGAATGGAGGAGTGTAAAAAAAATGCCAATTCATGGTTGAAGGTGAAGTTGATTAGTGGAATCACTTGGGTGAGACTGCACAGTTCCAGTGTCTCCTGGACTAACACACACCACACAGTCCCTCTCTCCTGTCTCTATATAGCATTTGGCCTTCCAAGACTATATATCATTTGGAATGATTTTTAATGCCCATGGTTGGTGTGGGTCTGTCAGTGATTTTGCTAACCTCTTAAATCTGGTACTCTTTATTGGCCTGAATTAAGGGACCTTGAGTAAAGACTATATATAACACAGCCTGAGTTGCCAGTGCTTTATCTAGCCATATAGATGCTAAGAATTCCTAGGGCTAAAGATAATGCAGTGGGTGGGGAATTTGCCTTGTttgtagctgactcaggttcaatacctTGCACTTCATATGGTGTCCTGAATCCACCATGAGTGATCGCTTAGCAccagccacgagtaagccctgagcactgaaggatgtggctaaaagagaaaaaaaataattcacccATGGTAGGATTGTAGCAGTGGACAGACAAGCACGATGGATGAGTGGGTTTGACAACCAATCACCAGTCATGACATGCACATTTATAGGTCATAAGGGTTTTTACTGTTGTCAGATGTTGTAGGGAAGACCCACTTTGAAGGCGTCCTGGTTTTAGAATATTACCTTCATTAGTTATCTTAACAGATTGCTAACGAAGTCCAAAGAAGCTGCATCATCCTTTGGCTTCAGCACCACATAGAGACCATCAGTTGGCCTTgggattatttttatcttttgtttggttttgtttgctttattattttttaatggttaggccatacctggtgatactcaggcatTCCTTCTGGTTCTACAGtcacgaatcactcctggaagtgctcaggggaccatatgggatgctgggaattgaactctggtcgactgtatgcaaggcaagcaccctactcattgtactatttcttgggCCCTGAGAGCAtctagatttgtttgtttgttttgggtcatgcccagcagtgttcaggggttatttctggctctgtgctcagtatcactcctagtgggcttaggagaccttatgggatgccctgggattgaacccaggtagaaggcaagctttctaccttctgtgctattgcttctgtcTCCAGAGATCCTCAGTTTTAGTTGTGAAGATACCTAAGAATTTGCATAGTCTCCAGTTGCTTCCACCAAGCAAATGTTTGCTTTTTTCATCTCTTCAGGTTTTGGTTCTATTATTCAACTGTACCCTGGAGGTGGGCCTGTTCGAGCAGCAACAGCATGTTTTGGATTTCCCAAGTCTTTCTTCAGTGGTCTTTATGAATTCCCACTCAATAAAGTGGATAGTCTCCTAAATGGAACGTTTTCTGCTGAGGCATTGTCTTCAGAGCCCAAAGACAGTGCTTTAGTTAAGGAAAGTAATGGCACATTTGAGGAAAAACAGACTTCAGAACAAGAGAATGAAGACAGCATGGCAGAAGCCCCAGAGAGCAACCACCCTGATGAACAGGAAACAATGGAGATGGTTTCTCAAGACTTGGAACAGCAGCCTAAGGAGGGTGGAAACAGAAAGGATTATGTAAGAATTCTTTGGCAGCTAAGGGGTCCCATACCCTCAATATTTCTATCTGGGCCTCAATTGATTTCATTTAAACAAATTTTGGTTTTGTAGCATCAGCTTTTATTGTTAATAAGTATCAAAACAGATGGAGAAAGTGTGTGTTTTGCTCACACATAATTTAATCTCTGGGATGGAGCTTCATAGGGCAGTACTGAAGCATGTAGGGAGAGGAATGATGGTTTTATAATATATGGGCTGGTCATTGTGTTTCGTCTTATAAACAAATGACTTCCTGTTGCTTGGGTTCGAATTGATCAATAATGTTGAAATGTTTTGACAGGCCAGCATTTCCATAAGCCTGACAAAATGACCTCAGTACGttggtttcttatttttcttgaagaTTCAGGAAAAGCAGAGGAGACAAGAGGAGCAGAGGAAAAGACAATTAGAGGCTGCTGCTCTGCTGAGTGAAAGAAACGCAGATGGGTGCGTGCTGAATGCAGGAGATGTCCTGGTGCTTGTGGGCTCTGCTTGAAACAAATGAGCATTCTCTTTTTGCTCGTCTGCTTTGGCTTTAGTGGGAGCAGGATGATGGTTTTgtctggttgttgttttttttttaagcaaacaaaaacactgcATCTGGCAGAGCTGGGAAATGGTGCTGGCGTCACATTTTTAGGTGACAGAAATTCTTTAATGGTAGCACCTCAGATGTCACTGCTGTCCTGCAAGGCCCCAGAAGTGGTCACATTCAAACAGACACGACCCTGGCTCAGGGCAACAGCAAAGGAAAACCTGTTGCCAGAGCTAGATTCCCAGACCTGCAGAATCTAGCAGTGGTACTTGCCAGTGGTAGATGCCAGTTGTGTTTCCAGAAGggtttttgaggatttttttggaTGTTGGTTTCATTTTCGTTTTTCAGGGGACTTAGTTGCCAaataccctgagcacttctagactttgtgttctctaaaaaaaaaaaaggtagtacaTGAATTTATGGTTCTGAAGTTTTTGAGAATGTTGTATTTCTAGCTGTTCTTGTGTGAGTCGTGCAAGTAAACcatcattttaaatgttatttcaaaCCCCTGTGCCACTTGGGGTGTGGGAGAGGAAAGACGACTGAGAAATCACATGTCTGCCTTTCTCCTTACAGTTTAATCGTCGCTAGCAGGTTCCATCCCACTCCACTGCTGCTTTCTCTGCTGGACTTCGTGGCCCCCTCCCGACCGTTTGTGGCTTACTGTCAATATAAAGAGGTAATCTGGAAACCAAGCAGAGGGTCTTTGTGGCATTGGATTCTCAAATGGTGGCCCTCTTAGGAATTCTTAAACTCTTACTGCTGCCTACAGCCTCTGCTGGAATGCTACACAAAACTGCGGGAGAGAGGCGGGGTCATCAACCTCAGGCTGTCTGAAACATGGCTCCGAAACTACCAGGTGGGTGTTCTGCAAGCAAGTCTCAAGTCGGTGGCCTTTTTCTTGGTGGTGCCACGAGTTGTTAACGGACGCTGCCCCATTTCTGTCTCCAGTGATGAAAAAAGCCTCCCTCAAGATAGcaaagactggggctggagagagggtactgcacttgccttgcacatagccaacctggattcgatccctagtACCCCGATTGGTCTCCAAggcaccttcaggagtaatttctgagtgcagagccagaagaagtaacccctgagcatttcttggtgtggctaaaaacaaaccaaaaaaaaagatagtaaagtcCCCAAGAAGAAAGTGACCTCATACCTGTGCCCTTTCTCTGCTGGGATGACTTTGCAGCAAAATAATACCAAATGGTCTCCCTGTTAGTTAGGATTTTGTGAAAAGGCAAAGCCAAGTGGGTCTGTCAGGCAAAAGGCCTGTGAGTGATAAGGGGAAAAGTGAGGAAGATGAAACAAGTCAGGCCTAAAACCCAGAGGAAGCACCCATGGTGCTGCTCTGAGATAGCCATAGTCAGAATGGAAGACTAAATTTAAATTGCCCATGAAAGGCAATATATTAGGTAGGTGCAGTCCTGGAATCTCTGTGCAGTTCTCTGCTGGAAACAGCTGGTGGCCTCCCTAGTTTCTGATGCTCCAGAAGATCCCAAAGATGTTGCCCTCTGGGGTTCAGCCAGTTCTCTGAGAGCTCTGGCTGAGGGAAGCACCTTCACGGCCACCTGTGCTCTGAGATGCTCTCAGGTACTTCAGAGCCCTTGCACACTGCACTCTGTGAAGGCCAGTCATGTGCTGTGGTCCGAGAGAGGAATTTCTGTAAGAATTAGTAGGGTAGCTGGCCAGGAGATACATAGCAGGCAAGTAAgttatcccatctggtcccccaagtctgacaggagtgattccagagtgcagagccaaagtaacccgtgagcattaccgggtgtgaccccaaagccaaaataaatacatatataaaaaggaTTAGTGGGGTATTAAGAAGGGTGTGTGTCCTGCAGTTACTTCATGGGCCCAAGCTCTGCTGCTTGGACAACCAGCTGTAGGTTGTGCACAGGCCCAGAATCATTCACCTGTTCTCCATTAGAGAGCAGCTCAATGTTAGCTTTCAAAAGAAAAGCACTTAAACCCAAACCagtgtttggggacacacccagtaataTTCAGGAACTACTCCCTGCTCTGTTCTTGGGGactcacttctggtagtgctcgggggatcatgtggCACTGGGGCAATTTCTATGCTTTTCtctacagttttttgttttgggacaacctgtgacactcagggcttactcctggctatgcgctcagaaatcactcctggctcaggggacatatggaacaccagggatcaaacccaggtccaccctgggttaGCAGCATACAGGAAAACATCCTGTCActgctctatcactccagcccctatctacAGTTTTATAAAGGAATTGGTTGGTTTAAATCTTCAAGAGAATTTGTGTTATTTCTTAATTTACTTacggcttttgggccacagctggcaatgctcaaccataccaggctttgcactcagaaattattcctggtagtgtaaaggggaccatttaggatgtcggggattgaatctgggtcgccTGTGTAcaaaacatcctacctgctgtacttttgctccgGCCCTGAATGTGTGTCATTTAACTTTCGATTTGGGAATGGAGAGAAGacagtggctagggcacttgctttgtatagagccaacctgagttcactCCCCCAAActgcatatggtcacctaagtACGGAACCCAGAGCATCACTAGATACAGTGCCAAAACTTGAGTTTTGGCATATATATTGTTACTTCCTATTTTTATCTACTGGGGCAAATCTGAATCGTCTCTTGTTTTGGTTAGGTTTTGCCAGATCGAAGTCATCCCAAACTACTGATGAGCGGAGGTGGGGGATACCTTCTCTCGGGCTTCACCGTGGTCATGGACAACCTAAAAGCGGATCCCACCCTCAAACCCAGCACCAGCACGTTAGAGTCACACAAGCCTGAAGAGCCAGCCTTCAAGAAACGCAAATGCCCAGAGTCCAATTCGTAACCTTCCAAAATTGCTTCGGTTTTGGTTCTCAGGCATTATACAGTTAGTAATTGAATTTCAAGTGCCATTACTAATTGTGTTCCTTACATCCTAAGAATAATGGCTCTGTAAGGTGGCTCTACATCTCCACCAAGCATGGGTTTGGTCTGTCCAAACCCCAAGCCAGGCCTGCCATATCAGTGATCACACAAAATCCTTTATGTACTTTTAGTACTCTTGCAAGTATTTTTGAGGCatcctaaaaatatatttataccagACTTTGTTTCTATGTTAAGCTAAGTGGAACAACACAATATAAAGACTTGCTGGGTCCTGAAATGAAGGAATTTGTAGAAATCTCCTCTCTATGCCACCCTTCAACCTAAGCAATAttgatgtgtgagtgtgtgagattTATAGTACCAAAAATGTCTGCCCTATTTCCTGCAGtggaataaacttttttttaaatgctagattttattattttaataattgatgAGCTAGGGAAGTGTTGagtatttattttactcttttttgtttgtacaAAGATGTAGTAGGATACCAATATCCTCCTTCCTTGTTCCAAATAAAGTAACTAGAATTTTTGTGCACTATTTATTAAGGTAAACAGGATTTTCCCCCCAGAGACTATAGAAGATAgctatatatgcacacatatgtatTTGGTTGTACATACAacttacacatatttatatatgcatacacatacagGTGGAGACAGAATGCACTATATGAACCATGACCAAGTTTAACGCAGGGCTTTTGAACAGTTCTCATTGCATTGGTGTCACTTTCTCGTCAATGTATTTTTTAAGTGCCTTTTCTGGTGATTATTAATGCTGGTTGAGCTTGCGCATGTGGTTAGTCTTTCTAAGCtctaaaaaatataatgaaacttTGGTTCTCTGCTGCAGCCAAGGGAAGTGTTTACAGTAAGCCAAGACCCTTGTCCATTTGAGAATCTGAGTCTTGCACAACGAACATGTTTCTCTAGCACATTGTCCACATccttagagaagaaatgtggatTATCCAGGGAAGGGCTTCTCAGAAAAAATGGGGAACTGCTTTTTCTTAGTTGCATGTACTGTTGAGATAATGGccagtgattactgagtacagttttgaattctttaaaaagttgcttttaaagaataaaagtgtTTCCTACTCTGATCTGTGTGATGCCCCATTTACTGGCTTTCAGTTACTGGTGATGCATGGTATGTATAAGGAAACATACTtaaggctggagggatagtacactggataaggtgcttgccttacatgtggccaacctggattcacaTAAGGGTTTCCTAAGTACTACTATGTATagcctaacacacacacacacacacaccaccctaaAAACACAAAGCTTAGGCTGGATTGGTACCTCAGTATTCTTGTCAAACAACCATCACCCACATAGCACCAGTTACATTCTATGCAAGGTGGACACAAATAGGTTTGTTAGCTAACAAGACACATTAGAATCACCTACTTGGGACCAAGTTTGATTTTTTGGAGAGTCTCTTAACATTTAAACTGTTTATTTGAATCACCAGGATGTGCAGGTACAAAGTTACtcctaattgagtttcagtcagtcatacaatgtaacaagacccatcccttcactagtgcacattttcctGTCAGTGCACAATGTCCTTTTTCCCTCAGGCCTGCTCGTAACTAACCTCATCTCAATGGCAGAGATGTCTATGTCTCTCCCCTCCTTTTAGGCACtagttttgcaatattgttagtgaaggggtatcatacatcaCTTTATCTCCGTTCAGTGCCCAGGCTCTGTCCAGAGTGATTTTAAACTAATTGTCATAGTAGGCCTTTCTCTCCCCTAACTTAACTTTGTGGctacattttttaattctgtCCAATTAGTGGTGGACAATATTGCTGCCCCATATGCCCATATAACATTCTGGAGTTGATTTGTGGGCTCATTTCACTTTCCAGAAGATGGAGGGcagtcacacccaacaatgttaGGGGCTACTCTTAGCTCAGTGTTTGGAGGTTGCTCTTGACAAAGGGTCCTCAAACTGCAGCCCACTGAGGACACTTATCCGGCCCACCAAGCCTTTTTTTTAACAGGAGGACAGTCATCCTTGTGAGAGAGGGCAGGGAATTAAGGAAACCGATGTCCGGCCTTCTAACTATTCAGCTTAGACTTTAATATGTTACCTGACTGTGCTGTGAAAAGGACAAGAAAATAGGTCCATTTTGTCCTTTTCACAGCACAGTCACGTAACATATTAAAGTCTAAGCTGAATAGTTAGAAGGCCAGACATCGGTTCCCTTAATTCCCTGCCCTCTCTCAAATGGACCTATTTTCTTTCACTGGTAGCTATTGTCTGGCTCATCCAATaattcctactatttttgatgaATGGTGGGATTCATTAATCATGTAATAAATTGATTTATCATATATACTTATTATTTACATTCATTCCCTCCATCTTTCCCCCAAGTAGATGAAATAGCAACTAATACTTGCATCAAAATGTATGTTTGTCGATGACATATGGAGCTTCTTAGTTGGGGAGCAATCGGACATCTATGTGcagtttaattttatgaattaatgaTCATAATTATGGTTAGGCTATGTAGAGGAGTTGAGCAGGAATCAGGTTAAGtagtatgtaaaaataaaatgtctacattcatttacaaaaatatatttacaataatttatactattaccttttagtttttttaatcagTTGTGTGCTGTTAGCACTCTGAACACATGTACCCACTTTCCTCTGCCTACCCATAAGAGCAGGCTTTTAAACACTCTTTAGTACAGCATTGGATATATCAGAACTACTGCCGTTTTTAAAACAGCTACCTGAGCCTGTAAGGAGCAGCATAGAACAGAATCATCAAAGGAGTTCagggatgaaaggaaagaaaggctaTGCTGAGATGACTGATATATTTCAGGTTATTCATTCTCTCTTTTCGGGGGTATTGGGTGTTGTTTAGTTTCTGCGGTTTTGGGGGCTTTGgagggattttttgttgtttgtgtgtgtgttttgtttttgttttcttaggatCAAACATTCAGTAAGTCTAGAAAAATGACTTAAGTGCTCCCTAGAAAAATGTCATCCCATTATTGAGATGCTGGGCAGTGCCTTGCTATAGAGCCCTAAGGAGAGTAGATATTAGTGTCTTCGcaacaaaaacattttcatgGAACTCCCTGGTGGGACCCCAGGCACCTGTTGCCCTGAACTTCTGCTTCAAGACTAGGATTTCTAGGGAAATGTTCCCCAACTCTGGCAAATACATCAATATTCTGGTATCTCTAAATATCACCTCAGggatttttggattttatttttatagtttgtacggtatattcctatgagttttatagctggatcaaatgggagctcaaatttccaattttttgaggaatttccatattgttttccataaaggttggactagataacattcccaccagcagtgaatgagagttcctttctctgcctaTTCCCACCAGcgctgattgttcttttttttgttttgttttgtttttgtttgtttttgttttggggccacacccgtttgacactcaggggttactcctggctatgcgctcggaaatcgcccctggcttggggggaccatatgggacgccgggggattgaactgcggtcttccttggctagcgcttgcaaggcagacaccttacctctagcaccaccttcccggccccaaattgttcttgttctttgtgatgtgtgccagtctctgtggtgtgagatggtacctcattgttgttttgatttgtatctccctgatgagtagtgatgtggagcattttttcatgtgccttttggccacttgtatttcttttttgagaaattgttcatttcttcttcctgtttttgatggggttagattttttttttcttcttaagttctgtcagtaccttgtatatcttagatattggccccttatctgatgcatattgggtgaatagcttcttccattctgtgggtggcttttgtatcctaggcattatttcccttaagttgcagaagcttctcaccttaatgtagtcccatttgtgtatctctgacttgtttagagagtgctgtttcttctttgaagatgcctttagtttcaatgtcctggagtgttttacctacatgttgttctatataccttatggtttcaagtctgatatcaaggtctttaatccatttgcatttgatcttgttgtatggtgttagctggaggtctgagttcgtttttttgttttgttttgttttgttttgcaagtggttgtccagttgtgccaacaccacttgttgaagaggcttttcatgctccattttgcatttcttgcccctttatcaaagattaattgattgtatatctggggtgcattctctgaatactctagtctattctactgatctgagggtctttctttattccattaccatgctgttttaatgactattgctttgtaatacaatttaaagttgggaaaagtgatacctcccatagtccttttcccaaggggttctctagctattcttgggtgtttattgttccagattaatttcaggagtgttttatccatgtctttgaagaatgttattggtatccttagagggattgcattatatctgtacaatgccttggggaatgttgccattttaataatattaatcctcaCAATCCTTTAGCAgagtatatgcctccatttccctgtgtcctcttttatttcttgaagcagggttttgtagttttctttgcatgtctttcacatctttagttaagttgactccaagatatttgagtttgtgtggcacta contains:
- the TRMT6 gene encoding tRNA (adenine(58)-N(1))-methyltransferase non-catalytic subunit TRM6; this encodes MQGSGEQPGPPPPPPPGDRRIRDGDFVVLKREDVFKAVQVQRRKKVTFEKQWFYLDNVIGHNYGTTFEVTNGGNLQLKKKKEEPSSETKEAGIDNRNIIDDGKSQKLTQDDIKALKDKGIKGEEIVQQLIENSTTFRDKTEFAQDKYIKKKKKKYEAIITVVKPSTRILSTMYYAREPGKINHMRYDTLAQILTLGNIRAGNKMIVMETCAGLVLGAMMERMGGFGSIIQLYPGGGPVRAATACFGFPKSFFSGLYEFPLNKVDSLLNGTFSAEALSSEPKDSALVKESNGTFEEKQTSEQENEDSMAEAPESNHPDEQETMEMVSQDLEQQPKEGGNRKDYIQEKQRRQEEQRKRQLEAAALLSERNADGLIVASRFHPTPLLLSLLDFVAPSRPFVAYCQYKEPLLECYTKLRERGGVINLRLSETWLRNYQVLPDRSHPKLLMSGGGGYLLSGFTVVMDNLKADPTLKPSTSTLESHKPEEPAFKKRKCPESNS